Proteins encoded in a region of the Suricata suricatta isolate VVHF042 chromosome 10, meerkat_22Aug2017_6uvM2_HiC, whole genome shotgun sequence genome:
- the LOC115305199 gene encoding 60S ribosomal protein L36a-like: protein MVNIPKTHRTFCKKCGKHQPCKVTQYKKGKDSLYAQGRWHYDRKQSGYGGQNKPIFRKKAKITKKIVLRLKCVEPDCRSKRMLAIKRCKHFEWGGDKERKGQVFHPLLECM, encoded by the exons ATGGTGAACATTCCTAAAACCCACCGGACTTTCTGCAAGAAGTGTGGCAAGCACCAACCCTGCAAAGTGACACAGTACAAGAAAGGCAAAGATTCTCTTTATGCCCAGGGAAGGTGGCATTATGACAGGAAGCAGAGTGGCTATGGTGGGCAAAATAAGCCAATTTTCCGGAAAAAGGCTAAAATTACAAAGAAGATTGTGCTGAGGCTTAAATGTGTTGAGCCCGACTGCAGATCTAAGAGAATGCTGGCTATTAAGAGATGCAAGCATTTTGAATGGGGAGGAGATAAGGAGAGAAAGGGCCAAGTGTTCca CCCCCTGCTGGAGTGCATGTGA